One Vibrio sp. CDRSL-10 TSBA genomic region harbors:
- the trpA gene encoding tryptophan synthase subunit alpha: MDRYQSLFQRLADNKQGVFVPFVTIGDPNPEQSLRIMQTLVESGADALELGIPFSDPLADGPTIQGANIRALDAKTTPSVCFELIGKIRAQYPELPIGLLMYANLVYARGVDSFYQRCQQAGIDSVLVADVPTNESEEFVAAANKYGIKPIFITPPTASDETLQSVAKLGGGYTYLLSRAGVTGTETKAKMPVLTQLEKLNQYNAPPSLLGFGISEPEQVKQAIASGAAGAISGSAVVKIIETNQGDDEKMLTELAQFTRNMKAATYL, encoded by the coding sequence ATGGACCGCTATCAATCGCTATTCCAGCGTCTGGCTGACAACAAACAGGGTGTGTTCGTTCCGTTTGTCACCATCGGCGATCCGAACCCGGAGCAATCACTGCGTATCATGCAAACGCTGGTCGAATCTGGTGCTGATGCTCTGGAACTGGGTATCCCGTTTTCTGATCCGCTGGCGGACGGTCCGACCATTCAGGGCGCAAACATTCGAGCTCTGGACGCAAAAACCACGCCGAGCGTCTGTTTTGAGCTGATTGGTAAGATCCGTGCTCAGTATCCGGAGCTGCCAATTGGTCTGCTGATGTATGCGAACCTGGTTTACGCACGCGGTGTCGACAGCTTCTACCAGCGTTGCCAGCAAGCGGGCATCGATTCGGTGCTGGTGGCGGACGTTCCGACCAACGAAAGTGAAGAATTCGTCGCAGCGGCGAATAAATACGGCATCAAGCCAATTTTCATCACACCGCCGACAGCCAGCGATGAAACCCTGCAGTCTGTAGCCAAACTAGGTGGTGGATACACTTACCTGCTGTCTCGTGCCGGTGTCACCGGTACCGAAACTAAAGCGAAGATGCCGGTCCTGACTCAGCTGGAAAAACTCAACCAGTATAACGCGCCACCTTCTCTGCTTGGCTTTGGCATTTCTGAACCGGAGCAGGTTAAGCAGGCTATCGCTTCCGGCGCTGCCGGCGCTATCTCGGGTTCTGCCGTGGTGAAAATCATCGAGACCAACCAAGGTGACGATGAGAAAATGTTAACAGAATTAGCACAATTCACCCGTAATATGAAAGCAGCGACTTATCTGTAA
- the trpB gene encoding tryptophan synthase subunit beta: MAKLNAYFGEYGGQFVPQILVPALDQLEQAFIDAQEDPEFRSEFMTLLQEYAGRPTALTLTQNITKGTKTKLYLKREDLLHGGAHKTNQVLGQALLAKRMGKTEIIAETGAGQHGVATALACALMGLKCRVYMGAKDVERQSPNVFRMRLMGAEVIPVHSGSATLKDACNEALRDWSGSYETAHYLLGTAAGPHPFPTIVREFQRIIGEETKNQILAREGRLPDAVIACVGGGSNAIGMFADFIEEESVRLIGVEPAGKGIDTDMHGAPLKHGKTGIYFGMKAPMMQDEDGQIEESYSVSAGLDFPSVGPQHAHLNAIGRAEYESITDDEALEAFQKLARNEGIIPALESSHALAQAVKMAYAEPEKEQLLVVNLSGRGDKDIFTVLKILEEKGEI; the protein is encoded by the coding sequence ATGGCAAAATTAAACGCCTACTTTGGCGAATACGGTGGTCAGTTTGTACCACAAATCCTGGTTCCGGCGCTTGACCAGCTGGAACAGGCTTTTATCGACGCCCAGGAAGACCCTGAGTTTCGTTCTGAATTTATGACGCTGCTGCAAGAGTACGCAGGCCGTCCGACCGCACTGACCCTGACGCAAAACATCACCAAAGGCACCAAAACCAAACTGTACCTGAAGCGTGAAGATCTGCTGCACGGCGGCGCACACAAAACCAACCAAGTACTGGGTCAGGCGCTGCTGGCTAAACGCATGGGCAAAACGGAAATCATCGCCGAGACAGGTGCGGGTCAGCACGGCGTCGCAACCGCTCTGGCTTGTGCGTTGATGGGCCTGAAATGCCGCGTTTACATGGGCGCGAAAGACGTCGAACGTCAAAGCCCGAACGTATTCCGTATGCGCCTGATGGGAGCAGAAGTGATCCCGGTTCATTCCGGTTCAGCAACGCTGAAAGATGCGTGTAACGAAGCGCTGCGTGACTGGTCTGGCAGCTACGAAACCGCGCACTACCTGCTGGGTACTGCCGCTGGTCCTCACCCGTTCCCGACTATCGTGCGTGAATTCCAGCGCATTATTGGTGAAGAAACCAAGAACCAGATCCTGGCGCGTGAAGGACGTCTGCCGGATGCCGTGATTGCTTGTGTCGGTGGCGGTTCAAACGCTATTGGTATGTTCGCTGATTTCATCGAAGAAGAGTCTGTGCGCCTGATTGGTGTTGAACCAGCCGGTAAAGGTATTGATACCGACATGCACGGTGCGCCGCTGAAACACGGTAAAACCGGCATTTACTTCGGTATGAAAGCACCGATGATGCAGGACGAAGACGGTCAGATTGAAGAGTCTTACTCCGTTTCTGCTGGTCTGGACTTCCCATCAGTCGGTCCGCAGCATGCGCACCTGAATGCGATTGGCCGCGCCGAATACGAAAGCATTACCGATGATGAAGCGCTGGAAGCGTTCCAGAAACTGGCCCGCAATGAAGGCATCATCCCTGCGCTGGAATCTTCGCATGCACTGGCTCAGGCTGTGAAAATGGCTTACGCCGAACCTGAAAAAGAACAATTGCTGGTGGTTAACCTTTCCGGCCGTGGTGACAAAGATATCTTCACCGTACTGAAGATTTTAGAAGAAAAAGGAGAGATCTAA
- the trpCF gene encoding bifunctional indole-3-glycerol-phosphate synthase TrpC/phosphoribosylanthranilate isomerase TrpF, whose product MAEVLAKIVTDKVTWVAERKASQPLETFKSLLTASDRSFYDALSGDNTVFILECKKASPSKGLIRQHFDLDYIASVYNQYANAISVLTDEKYFQGSFDFLPRVRAQVSQPVLCKDFMIDTYQVYLARHYGADAILLMLSVLDDDTYRELANVAHELGMGVLTEVSNDEELERAVALQARVIGINNRNLRDLTTDLNRTKQMAPKLPKGTTVISESGIYTHQQVRDLSRFANGFLIGSSLMSQDNVELAVRKVVLGENKVCGLTHADDAVKAYQAGAAFGGLIFVEKSKRYVDVETARMTMSGAPLQYVGVFQNHSIDTVVDIATDLGLFAVQLHGDEDQTYIDALKARLPGQTEVWKAYGVEDKLPAMLNNVDRHLLDAKVGNQSGGTGSVFDWNLIDNPQRIMLAGGLSPDNVKQAAQLGCLGLDLNSGVESEPGKKDMAKLRQAFNEIRNY is encoded by the coding sequence ATGGCCGAAGTACTGGCAAAAATCGTCACTGACAAAGTAACCTGGGTTGCAGAGCGCAAAGCCTCACAGCCACTGGAAACCTTTAAATCTTTGCTGACCGCTTCCGATCGTAGCTTCTACGATGCACTCAGCGGCGACAACACCGTCTTCATTCTGGAATGTAAAAAGGCATCGCCATCGAAGGGATTAATTCGTCAGCATTTCGATCTGGACTACATAGCGTCAGTCTACAACCAGTACGCGAATGCCATCTCTGTACTGACCGATGAGAAATACTTTCAGGGCAGCTTTGACTTCCTGCCACGCGTGCGTGCCCAGGTTTCCCAGCCAGTACTGTGCAAAGATTTCATGATCGACACTTACCAGGTTTATCTTGCTCGTCACTACGGCGCCGATGCCATTCTGCTGATGTTATCTGTACTGGATGACGACACTTACCGTGAGCTGGCTAACGTGGCTCACGAATTGGGCATGGGCGTGCTGACTGAAGTCAGCAACGATGAAGAGCTGGAGCGTGCTGTGGCACTGCAGGCACGGGTTATCGGTATCAACAACCGTAACCTGCGCGATTTGACGACGGATCTTAACCGTACCAAACAGATGGCGCCTAAGCTGCCAAAAGGGACCACCGTCATTTCCGAGTCTGGTATTTACACTCACCAGCAAGTCCGTGACCTGTCCCGCTTCGCCAACGGCTTTTTGATCGGCAGCTCACTGATGAGCCAGGACAATGTTGAACTGGCGGTACGTAAAGTGGTGCTGGGTGAAAACAAAGTGTGTGGCCTGACTCATGCCGACGACGCGGTGAAAGCGTATCAGGCCGGCGCGGCATTTGGTGGCCTGATTTTTGTCGAAAAATCGAAACGCTACGTGGATGTGGAAACCGCACGCATGACCATGAGCGGTGCGCCGCTGCAATACGTGGGTGTGTTCCAGAATCACAGTATCGATACTGTCGTTGATATCGCTACTGACCTTGGCCTGTTTGCCGTGCAGCTGCACGGTGATGAAGACCAGACTTATATCGACGCGCTCAAAGCCCGTCTGCCGGGGCAGACTGAGGTATGGAAGGCGTACGGCGTCGAAGACAAGTTACCAGCCATGCTGAACAACGTCGACCGTCACTTGCTTGATGCCAAAGTGGGCAACCAGAGTGGCGGTACCGGCAGCGTGTTTGACTGGAACCTGATCGACAATCCGCAGCGCATTATGCTGGCTGGCGGCCTGTCTCCGGACAATGTCAAACAAGCAGCCCAGCTTGGCTGTCTCGGTCTGGATCTCAACTCAGGGGTTGAGAGCGAACCGGGTAAAAAAGACATGGCCAAACTGCGCCAGGCATTCAACGAAATCCGTAATTACTAA
- the trpD gene encoding anthranilate phosphoribosyltransferase: protein MQAIINKLYEQQALTQDESQALFDYIIRGECEQPLMAAALTALKIKGETPDEIVGAVRALVANASPFPRPDYDFADIVGTGGDGANTINISTTSAFVAAACGVKVAKHGNRGVSSKSGSSDLLSAFGINMEMSAQDTRQALDDLGVAFLFAPQYHGGFRHAAPVRQSMKTRTIFNILGPLINPARPNIQLMGVYSPELVRPIAETMVQMGLKRAAVVHGSGLDEVAIHGETLVAEIKDGEIVEYTLTPQDFGLDSYPLQAIEGGDPQENRLIIENILTGKGTSAQVAAVAVNVALLLRMFGFEDLKANAQQAIDVMNSGKAFDLVQQLAERG, encoded by the coding sequence ATGCAAGCGATTATTAATAAGCTGTATGAACAACAGGCGCTGACTCAGGATGAGAGCCAGGCACTATTTGACTACATTATTCGCGGTGAATGTGAACAGCCGCTGATGGCTGCTGCGCTGACCGCGCTCAAAATCAAAGGTGAAACACCGGACGAAATCGTCGGTGCAGTGCGCGCCCTGGTAGCGAATGCCAGTCCCTTCCCGCGCCCGGATTACGACTTTGCCGATATCGTCGGTACCGGTGGCGACGGCGCTAACACCATCAACATCTCAACCACCTCCGCTTTCGTGGCGGCAGCGTGTGGGGTAAAAGTGGCCAAACACGGTAACCGCGGCGTATCGAGCAAATCCGGTTCATCGGACCTGCTCAGCGCATTTGGTATCAACATGGAAATGAGCGCACAGGATACCCGTCAGGCACTGGACGACCTTGGCGTCGCCTTCCTGTTTGCGCCGCAATATCACGGCGGTTTCCGTCATGCGGCACCAGTACGCCAGAGCATGAAGACCCGCACCATTTTCAACATTCTCGGCCCGCTGATTAACCCGGCCCGCCCGAATATCCAACTAATGGGCGTATACAGCCCAGAATTGGTTCGTCCTATCGCAGAAACCATGGTACAAATGGGACTGAAACGAGCCGCTGTGGTTCATGGTTCAGGATTGGACGAAGTGGCAATTCACGGAGAGACACTGGTTGCCGAAATCAAAGATGGTGAGATTGTCGAGTACACCCTCACGCCGCAAGACTTTGGCTTAGACAGCTACCCGCTGCAAGCTATTGAAGGTGGCGACCCACAGGAAAACCGCCTCATCATCGAAAACATTCTGACTGGCAAGGGTACATCTGCTCAGGTCGCCGCCGTGGCGGTGAACGTTGCCCTGTTGCTGCGCATGTTTGGCTTTGAAGATTTGAAAGCCAACGCACAACAAGCCATTGATGTCATGAACTCAGGCAAAGCGTTTGATCTGGTACAACAACTAGCAGAGCGAGGTTAA
- a CDS encoding aminodeoxychorismate/anthranilate synthase component II yields MTQATQTANIVFIDNFDSFTYNLVDQFRSLGHQVTIYRNHIPADVIEQAVAKLDNAVVVLSPGPGAPSEAGSMPEILQRLKGKVPMIGICLGHQAMVEAYGGVVAGAGEIVHGKVSMMEHNQHPIYQGLPSPLAIARYHSLVATQVPDSLTVTAEVDGLAMSIVNDADKLCGFQFHPESIMTTQGATLLANAINWAMDKA; encoded by the coding sequence ATGACTCAAGCAACTCAAACCGCCAATATCGTTTTTATCGATAACTTTGACTCTTTTACCTACAACCTGGTTGATCAATTCCGTTCATTGGGACACCAGGTGACGATTTACCGCAACCATATTCCGGCGGACGTCATTGAGCAGGCTGTCGCCAAACTCGATAACGCCGTAGTGGTTCTGTCACCGGGCCCGGGTGCGCCTTCTGAAGCGGGTTCCATGCCGGAAATCCTGCAACGCCTGAAAGGTAAAGTGCCGATGATCGGTATTTGTCTTGGTCATCAGGCCATGGTGGAAGCCTACGGCGGCGTTGTAGCCGGTGCGGGTGAAATCGTACACGGTAAAGTCTCGATGATGGAGCATAACCAGCACCCGATTTATCAGGGGCTGCCTTCGCCGCTGGCGATTGCCCGTTACCACTCTCTGGTTGCTACACAAGTTCCGGACAGCCTGACGGTCACAGCGGAAGTAGACGGCCTGGCGATGTCGATTGTCAACGATGCCGACAAACTGTGCGGCTTCCAGTTCCACCCGGAATCCATCATGACAACTCAGGGCGCGACTCTGCTCGCAAACGCGATTAACTGGGCAATGGATAAAGCATAA
- a CDS encoding Trp operon leader peptide, which translates to MLLEITSNHNPQFSTAGAALNWWHTWTSS; encoded by the coding sequence ATGTTACTAGAAATTACATCAAACCATAATCCCCAATTCAGCACTGCCGGCGCAGCGCTTAACTGGTGGCACACTTGGACAAGTTCTTAG
- a CDS encoding L-threonylcarbamoyladenylate synthase produces the protein MSQFFYVHPENPQARLINQAVAIIRNGGVVVYPTDSGYALGCQLENKHALERICQIRRLDDKHNFTLLCRDLSELSLYARVDNTAFRLLKNNTPGPYTFIFKGTKEVPRRLMNAKRKTIGIRVPDNKIALDLLEALGEPLMSTSLILPGNVNTESDPEEIRDRLEHAVDVILAGGYLGEQPTTVIDFSEDEMQVVRLGAGDPTPFE, from the coding sequence ATGAGCCAGTTTTTTTATGTGCATCCTGAGAATCCACAAGCCCGTCTGATCAACCAGGCGGTTGCAATTATTCGTAATGGCGGTGTGGTTGTTTACCCGACCGATTCCGGTTATGCACTGGGTTGCCAGCTAGAAAACAAACATGCCCTGGAGCGTATTTGCCAGATCCGCCGCCTGGACGACAAGCATAACTTTACGCTGTTGTGCCGTGATTTATCTGAACTATCTTTATATGCACGCGTAGATAATACAGCCTTTCGTCTGCTGAAGAACAATACTCCTGGCCCTTACACCTTTATTTTTAAGGGAACCAAAGAAGTACCGCGTCGTCTGATGAACGCCAAGCGTAAGACAATCGGTATCCGTGTTCCGGACAACAAGATTGCTCTTGATCTGCTGGAGGCGCTGGGCGAACCCCTGATGTCGACCTCGCTGATCCTGCCGGGCAATGTGAACACCGAATCGGATCCGGAAGAGATTCGCGATCGTCTTGAGCACGCAGTGGATGTGATTCTGGCGGGCGGTTATCTGGGCGAACAGCCGACCACTGTGATTGATTTCAGCGAAGATGAAATGCAGGTGGTTCGTTTGGGCGCGGGCGATCCGACGCCATTTGAGTAA